In the Pocillopora verrucosa isolate sample1 chromosome 4, ASM3666991v2, whole genome shotgun sequence genome, GCTGGCCAACGAACCTAAATTATGCAGAGCTTATAATAACAACTCCATGCCAGCAAGATAATTGGGTTTGAatttatatcatacaaaagttgttttatttgaaatttcaaaacaatcacAGTCACAGTTTACTGCATGCATGATTGTAActttcatcaaaatcaaaaaaagcaaaacgtCAGAATTCCTTGAATGAAACAAGTAACTTTTTACGTAACTTTTTTACGTGTCAAGGACAAAACAAAGGGCGTGGTTTATACAAGGAGTATTTGAGGGGTTACTTActtataacaataacaatattttattactcCTTGCAAGATGTTTTCGCGTCAAATGCATCTGCTTAAAAAAACTTCTTAGTATAATTTTTGAATCAGAGACCAATCGGACGCTGTCTCTATCATGTCTTACACCCTTATTCTTCACTATTGTTCCTTGAAGATTCGCGTTTCTCATCATTTTCATATGAGCTCACTAGTATACTAATCGTTTGTTTGTGTTCGTTTTGCAGCAAAGTCAGCTGCTAAAGATGTGTTTAGTGGTGGTAAAGGCGAAGAAGGTATtataaattccttttcttttttatcgctAACAAAACGCATCAGTTCGAGAAACAAAATGTTGATTACACTGAGTAAAACACGTTCTTTGGCAAAGCAGGGGTCactcaagagtttttttttattgtcccctaaacagaagaaaaaagatcTAAAGAGTTTTGAGACTGGTATGCCAAAAGAAAAAGTAGGAAGTGTAGGCAAGAATGTGTTCATCGGTTCTTGTTTCTTCAAGCGATTTTGagttgcagaaaagaagccctAATAAATTTAGGCTGAAACGCGATTCGAATCTGTGCCTCCCACATAATAATTGGCCGGGCCACCTTTAATTGAGTTCGAAGCCACATTTTGAGAACAAGGCAAATTCTGGTGTATTCTTCGTTCCTGTAGCAGAATCTGATCccaattttaataaaacaaattttttacttGCATAGGAAGTTTTCAAAAAGCCGGAAAGTTCGTCTTGTCCTCTAAGCTGTGGGAGCACTCCACTCCATCCAAAACATGCGATGTACTCATCACATTTCCCAAAGGGACAGAGGACTACACGGTAATGTGGCTGCTATCGAGACTGCGAGCCAGAGTACCAGATGTCGACGTCCATGTCCGTCAAATGGCACACTCACCAGTCTACGGTTTCTATCTAACTTCGTCTTTTGAAGTCTTCCTTCAAAAAGCCGAGGAACTGGGACTAAAGAAAAAGTTACGCACAGGTGGAATCACGGATTTTAAGTACGACGAACGAGATAGTTTTGAGAATTCAGATGATCCCACGGTGTTCTTTAAATCTGGAGAGAGGCAGAGCATGATCTTGGAAATGGTAAACGACCTAAGAGCCGTGGAGGGAGACGAGCTGGGAAAGATTAAGTTTGTGGAGGGGCAGCAGATCGGTATGAAAATTTGTATTCTTAAAAAAGTGAAGAGCCAGGTAAAAAATGATCAAAGGCATTTATCTAACATCTTATAGAGCAATTTTCCaactcaatttcaatttcattttgatcATCTCTACCAGTCGGATTATTCAGTGGTCGAACAatgggaaatttttttagatatcCTCACACAGTCTGTTCTCGTTTAATTTAATGGATGTTCAGTGCCCACTAAACCTCTGTTCgttcaaaatactttttaaaactcAGTACCAAAGCTGCAGGCGGAGGGCGTTGTGGAGAAGATGTTTCCTCTACATAATTCAGATGATCTAGCCAAACTTAGGAAATCCTGGGTCTCTGCTTTCTTCAAGAAGCAACCTCTGGGTGAGTAATGTAAAATTTaacagtttctttatttttcagaatgaACTCTCATTAAactcaaaacaatttgttttaagcttttttcttgAGATCTCCCACTTGGGTGCCCAGCCAATCGGTAAGACAGATCAGGGCTTGGAATTGTTTCCTATCCTTTGTCAATTGGTGATATAAGTTTAAAGCTTAGGGCGTGCTATTATTTCTTTAGCCCGGCGTTATGAAATTGGTTCTTTTGATGTTAAGTGCTCAGAAACTgtgtttttcttacattttcagACGATATTTGCGAGTATTTTGGTGTCAAAATCGCCATGTACTTCGCCTGGCTGGGAATGTATACCAAGTGGTTGATAGCACCCGCAGTTCTTGGTATTATAACCTTTATCCTGTCCAACAGGGGTGAGGTTACACGGGACTGGTGCATCCTGTTTTTCAACATCTTCAACATCGTGTGGGCTACGCTCTTTCTAGAAGCCTGGAAACGAAAGAGTGCTGAACTTGCGTACAAGTGGGGAACTATGGACATGCCATCGGATGCTCTCAAGGAACCAAGACCCCTTTTTAGGGTGGGGTTTTTGTTGCATGCCACATTGATCTCTTTCTCTTAGACATAATAAAAACACTGGAATCTCAGCACAGATCCTACTTTCAGTCCAAGTTACTCCACAGTCGAGTTAAGAGACCAGCCAAAAATTTATCCCCTGGGTGGTGGGGGTGTAGAGGATCTCATAGCTTCAAGGGGGAGCGGAGGGGAATCAGTCGCCGCTAATAGAGCATAAAGGGAGGACTATTGAAAATTGACTGTCAATTAACTGCCTAATTGAATTTGAAAGCATGCGAGACGTAGGTTCGAGTTCTCCGTATCGTTTTGTTACACGACATTCTGTTTTGCTATACAATATTCCACTTTTTGCCGTTACTAAGAGGTTGTTTATTTCCAACGTACATGTCTTGCTTCTTCCATACAGGGTGATTTCCAACCAAGTGAAATAACTGGACGTATAGAAGCACACTATCCTTCTTGGAAACGAAACATCTTCCGCTACTGCGTATCACTGCCAATCATTCTCACGTCTCTGGGCGTGGTACTGGTCACCATGCTGTTGTGTTTTGAGTTTCAGAGGTGGGTGGACGGTATGGAGAATCCTCCTAAGCCACTGAAGTTTGCTCCAAAGATCGCCCTGGCGGTCTGTATTGGCATGTTAGATGACAATTATAAGAAAGTGGCTTATCATTTGAACGATAAAGGTGAGTTAAGATTTCAGCTACAGTCAAATCCCTATCAAGTGACTTTCTAGATCAAAGTCAGTGATTCGCTTTCACAAAGTTACGCAAACCATAGATCTGGGACGAGCCTACTGTTCTTTTTTAACTCATTTCACTGAAAAATTGGACACTTGTTTAACTAACAGGACTGTGTGAACATCAAATAGGGTTTTCAACCATGAGGTGTAAATTGCACGATCAATTTTGGTTTCtagtttacttttttctccGAGAAACGCTAAAATATTAGCATCTTTAACGGTAGATCTCGGCAATTATGTTGTCAATAAGCTCATTCCTGACTCTTAAACGTGTTACTACTGACTATAGGTTTGATCTGTAACTCTTATCACGTAGGAAAGGGATATAAGATTAATAATTCCACAGCGTTGCCAAAGTCTGAGCACggaatttaaaaaacttcaTTACGAGGAACGCAACTCACCGAAGAAAGATCTAAGTCCCACTTGGCTTTATCGTATCGATTTTCAGTGACGGAGGCAAATCACTTACCTCTTTTACGCACTACTTAACCTTGTGAGAATATTTACACGTctgaaacgaaagaaaacaccACATTTGATTCGATGGTGTCTGATGGCACTAATGAAATTAATCTAATGCCGAGTGAATAGCTGATTTACTTTAAGATTGGAAGAAAATACGAAGAGGCTCTGAAtgctgttaaaaatattttaacaataatttttcttaattataaGGCTCATGTTCTATTCACAGAGAACTATCGACTACAAGAGACATATGAAAACCACTTGATTATTAAGCTTGTCTCGGTgagtgttttttgttttaataacttCTTTGAAGCTGAGCTAAAGCTAAGTCATTAGATGCAACATCTCACgctaaaattttccttgtttcacTCATTATTTTCTTGCAGTTCCAGTTCTTCAACGCCTTCTTGGCACTGTTCTACATCGCCTTCTACCTCCGAGACATGGACAGGCTTAAAACCGTAAGCAAATATTATCTAATCCTAACTATACAAACGTATTTAACTAAAGGCAATAGAAAGTCTTTTTTGACAGCATGATTTAGAATGTCTCTGTTGAAAGCTCTTTTGCTCTAAAATACTCAAAGGGTCGTGCCGAGCTTTGTATTAGTTCTCAGGAAACGTAGAAaaaacatttactttttttcaattccagCAACTCGCAGCGCTGCTCATCACTAAACAAGTGGTTGGAAACGTCAAGGAAGCTTTGGTTCCATTTGTGAAACAGAAGGTGAAGGAATGGAAACTAAAGAAGGAGGAAGCTAAGGCGAAAAAGGAGCTGGAACAAAAGGAGGGAAAAGATAAGGGGGCAGCTGATAAGAAGTCAGATAAACCTAAGGAATTGGACTCGCCACTGATGAATCAGGCTGAAATCGAGAGTACCATGGCAGAATATGAGGTAACAAGAGTTCAAACGAACACTTTCTTCATGCGGCGCTTTATATTTGTCATGACatttactttgaattcattGAAGTAATGGTCCGGGAATTAGGGTCCAAACATTAAAAAGCATTATGTAGTGTAAAAAGAGGTCAGGATACATTTTATCTTTCGTTACCAGGTCATCGTATACTTCCTCTCGGAAGAATACTTTATCACTCCTAATTCTGCGCACTAGGAATGTCCGTTTTGTACATTTGTTCATAGATTTCTCTTCCTGATTAGATAGTCATGTTTGTTAGTCattataaattataaaatttttcgCACTTTGCTTCCCTCAGGACACTTTCGAGGACTACTTGGAGATGTTCATACAGTTTGGCTATGTGGTTCTGTTCTCTTCTGCTTTTCCTCTTGCTGCCCTGTGCGCTCTTCTTAACAACATCATAGAAATCAGGAGCGATGCTTTTAAACTGTGTACCAATCTTCGTCGACCGTTCGGAGAGCGAGTAGAAAACATTGGCACATGGCAGGTAACTTTTTCGCTCTCGTGAATCAGGCTTCCTTACATTGATTTCGGTGCATTATAGCATTTTGTCACTTCTCAATGttcaaataaaatgttaaattagTAAAATGATCTTTATCCTGAAAAGTATCATGAGTCAGAGCTTTTTCTCGCAGGATCCTACATAAATCAAACGCTTTTCCCATAATCCCTCTGATGTCTTTCTCTCATAGGATGCAATGGAAGTCATGGGAGTGGTGGCAGTAATGGTCAACCTGGCTTTACTTGGCATGGGCGGCTCAGTTCAGCGGATGTTCCCCAACATGACAGTCACTGACAGGATCATTCTCATCGTTGTGCTTGAGGTCAGCTCAGAGTTTGAGCTCTTTCCCCAATATCTCCCTCTGCCTTTTAAA is a window encoding:
- the LOC131769901 gene encoding anoctamin-8 isoform X2, which encodes MPIPDRRTSGKEAKSAAKDVFSGGKGEEGSFQKAGKFVLSSKLWEHSTPSKTCDVLITFPKGTEDYTVMWLLSRLRARVPDVDVHVRQMAHSPVYGFYLTSSFEVFLQKAEELGLKKKLRTGGITDFKYDERDSFENSDDPTVFFKSGERQSMILEMVNDLRAVEGDELGKIKFVEGQQIVPKLQAEGVVEKMFPLHNSDDLAKLRKSWVSAFFKKQPLDDICEYFGVKIAMYFAWLGMYTKWLIAPAVLGIITFILSNRGEVTRDWCILFFNIFNIVWATLFLEAWKRKSAELAYKWGTMDMPSDALKEPRPLFRGDFQPSEITGRIEAHYPSWKRNIFRYCVSLPIILTSLGVVLVTMLLCFEFQRWVDGMENPPKPLKFAPKIALAVCIGMLDDNYKKVAYHLNDKENYRLQETYENHLIIKLVSFQFFNAFLALFYIAFYLRDMDRLKTQLAALLITKQVVGNVKEALVPFVKQKVKEWKLKKEEAKAKKELEQKEGKDKGAADKKSDKPKELDSPLMNQAEIESTMAEYEDTFEDYLEMFIQFGYVVLFSSAFPLAALCALLNNIIEIRSDAFKLCTNLRRPFGERVENIGTWQDAMEVMGVVAVMVNLALLGMGGSVQRMFPNMTVTDRIILIVVLEHLVLGIKFAVAYAIPDIPEWVENEIAKMEFQRREALKSAPSTPKSPKDPQAKAHTPV
- the LOC131769901 gene encoding anoctamin-8 isoform X1 gives rise to the protein MSIIKIVWESSKEKPRKAWNWAKSAAKDVFSGGKGEEGSFQKAGKFVLSSKLWEHSTPSKTCDVLITFPKGTEDYTVMWLLSRLRARVPDVDVHVRQMAHSPVYGFYLTSSFEVFLQKAEELGLKKKLRTGGITDFKYDERDSFENSDDPTVFFKSGERQSMILEMVNDLRAVEGDELGKIKFVEGQQIVPKLQAEGVVEKMFPLHNSDDLAKLRKSWVSAFFKKQPLDDICEYFGVKIAMYFAWLGMYTKWLIAPAVLGIITFILSNRGEVTRDWCILFFNIFNIVWATLFLEAWKRKSAELAYKWGTMDMPSDALKEPRPLFRGDFQPSEITGRIEAHYPSWKRNIFRYCVSLPIILTSLGVVLVTMLLCFEFQRWVDGMENPPKPLKFAPKIALAVCIGMLDDNYKKVAYHLNDKENYRLQETYENHLIIKLVSFQFFNAFLALFYIAFYLRDMDRLKTQLAALLITKQVVGNVKEALVPFVKQKVKEWKLKKEEAKAKKELEQKEGKDKGAADKKSDKPKELDSPLMNQAEIESTMAEYEDTFEDYLEMFIQFGYVVLFSSAFPLAALCALLNNIIEIRSDAFKLCTNLRRPFGERVENIGTWQDAMEVMGVVAVMVNLALLGMGGSVQRMFPNMTVTDRIILIVVLEHLVLGIKFAVAYAIPDIPEWVENEIAKMEFQRREALKSAPSTPKSPKDPQAKAHTPV